GGATCGTCCTCAACGACCAGAATGTGATGCGGATCGATCATTGGTACTCGCTGCTCTGCTTGGCTAGGGTTGTTTGCACTCTGTTTACATTTTTTTACACACAATTAAACCGGTTGAGCAAGCGGGTTTACACCGATCCTCTAAAGAAGATGTGACATCATCGACCTTGAGGGAGAATCTCTGTGCGACGCTTGTGGCAGCTTTTCTGGAGACCCAGCACCAAATACGGACTCGGTGTACTTCTGGTCATTGGCGGTATCGGTGGCGTGATCTTTTGGGGCGGTTTTAATACCGCGATGGAAGCCACGAATACCATGGGCTTCTGCATCACGTGTCACGAGATGGAAGCCAACGTTTACGAGGAATACAAAAAGACGGTTCACTACCAGAACGCGTCCGGTGTGCGCGCGACGTGTTCGGACTGCCACGTACCCAAGGACTGGACCCACAAATTCGTACGCAAAGTCTACGCGACCCGCGAACTCTACCACCACTTTGTCGGCACCATCGATACGCCCGAGAAATTCGAGGCGCATCGTCCGGAAATGGCCAAAAGGGTCTGGGCTTCGATGGAGGCGACAGATTCGCGTGAATGCCGCAACTGCCACACTTTTGAAGCGATGGACTTCACAAAACAGTCCACCAAAGCCGCCCAGGAGATGAGCAAAGCCCATCAGACCGGGCAGGGAACCTGCATCGACTGTCACAAGGGCATTGCGCACAAAATGCCTGATCTGTCAGCCGGCTTCAAGAAAACCTTCGAGGATCTTCAGGCGCTCGCGCAGATTTCAAATAATGATGCTGACGTCCTTTACACCATCGCCACCACAAGCGCCTATCTGTCCGCCGACGAGATCGAAGCAGGCGGACGTGGCGCCGGAACCCTTTTGCCGGCAACCGGCCTGAAGGTTCTCGAGCGCAAGGGCGATGCGCTTAAGGTCCGCCTCGAAGGCTGGCAGCAGGACGGTGCCGACCGGGTGATCTATGCCCGGATGGGACACCGGATCTTCGAGGCGGCCCTGACGCCGGGCGCGATCGAGCAAGTCCAACGCCGCGAAACGCTCGTCGACACGAACACGGATCTGACCTGGCACCAGGTCGATATCGACCTGTGGGTGGGTTCTGGCAACATGATCGCTGATCCGGACAGGCTGTGGGCCTATGGCGAAGAAATGCATGTTGCAAGTTGCTCGACCTGCCATTCCCTGCACGAGGCGGATGGACATCTGGCCAATCAGTGGATCGGTGTCATCAAGGCAATGGAGCGTTTCATCACACTCGACAAGGAAGAAACCCGCATGTTGCAAAAATATCTTCAGCTCCACGCCTCAGACGTCCAGCGGGGCTCCTGATGCAGACCGAGAACGCAGCACCCGACATCGTTTCAACCGTGGGCACAACAACCCTCGAGCTGTCGGGTGCGGAACGCGCCGGCATATATCGATGGCTCTCCGGCTTATTCGCACAGGAACCGACATTCGCGACATTGCGGGTCTATAAAGCCGCTGACGGCATGACGCTTCTGGATGAGTTGAGTGCGATTGAAGCACTTGCACCGGCCGCCGAGGCTATTCGCACCCGGGTCTCAGGCGCGCCGCATCGCGATCTGAAAACGATCTCACTTGATCTCTCCGGCGAATTCGCACGGCTCT
This portion of the Hoeflea prorocentri genome encodes:
- the torC gene encoding pentaheme c-type cytochrome TorC, whose product is MRRLWQLFWRPSTKYGLGVLLVIGGIGGVIFWGGFNTAMEATNTMGFCITCHEMEANVYEEYKKTVHYQNASGVRATCSDCHVPKDWTHKFVRKVYATRELYHHFVGTIDTPEKFEAHRPEMAKRVWASMEATDSRECRNCHTFEAMDFTKQSTKAAQEMSKAHQTGQGTCIDCHKGIAHKMPDLSAGFKKTFEDLQALAQISNNDADVLYTIATTSAYLSADEIEAGGRGAGTLLPATGLKVLERKGDALKVRLEGWQQDGADRVIYARMGHRIFEAALTPGAIEQVQRRETLVDTNTDLTWHQVDIDLWVGSGNMIADPDRLWAYGEEMHVASCSTCHSLHEADGHLANQWIGVIKAMERFITLDKEETRMLQKYLQLHASDVQRGS